One segment of Onychomys torridus chromosome 3, mOncTor1.1, whole genome shotgun sequence DNA contains the following:
- the LOC118580304 gene encoding killer cell lectin-like receptor 4, protein MSDEEITYTTVSFHKSSDLQNRERADETQGPREAGHGESSVPWQLIAIPLGILCSILLVTVAVLVTHIFQYVQEKHELQKTLNNLHQNTSIMQNDKYLKEETLKNKSIDYDALKLDQQTLRTLNRCYQETKFVLDCKRHRGKHVEGHWFCCGIKCYFIMGNKHWDECEQTCRDCSLSLLTIDDDDELKFLQLQIKPNNYWIGLSYDTRRSKWQWIDNSPSKLDLNTVKLNHNTGRCAFLSRTRLDNDNCNQLYPCICEKRLDKFPGSYCSKS, encoded by the exons ATGAGTGACGAGGAGATCACTTACACAACTGTGAGTTTCCATAAGTCTTCAGACTTGCAGAATCGAGAAAGGGCTGATGAGACCCAAGGGCCCAGAGAAGCTGGCCACGGAG AGAGTTCAGTTCCGTGGCAACTCATTGCAATACCTCTGGGAATCCTTTGTTCCATTCTGCTGGTGACAGTTGCAGTGTTGGTGACACACA TTTTTCAGTATGTTCAAGAAAAACATGAATTGCAGAAAACTCTAAAtaatctccatcaaaataccaGCATTATGCAAAATGACAAGTACTTAAAAGAAGAAACGTTGAAAAACAAGTCTATAGATTATGATGCCCTAAAACTTGATCAGCAAACACTAAGAACACTGAACAGATGCTACCAGGAAACTAAATTTGTTTTAGATTGCAAACGGCACAGAG GAAAACATGTTGAAGGACACTGGTTCTGCTGTGGCATAAAATGTTATTTCATCATGGGCAATAAACACTGGGATGAATGTGAACAGACCTGCAGGGACTGCAGCTTATCACTATTGacgatagatgatgatgatgaactg AAATTCCTTCAGCTCCAAATTAAGCCGAACAATTACTGGATTGGATTATCATATGACACAAGAAGAAGCAAATGGCAATGGATTGACAATAGCCCATCTAAACT TGACTTGAACACAGTGAAATTGAATCATAATACTGGAAGATGTGCATTTTTATCTAGAACAAGACTAGATAATGATAACTGTAATCAACTCTACCCCTGTATCTGTGAGAAGAGACTGGATAAATTCCCTGGTTCATACTGCAGCAAGAGCTAA